Proteins encoded within one genomic window of Raineyella fluvialis:
- a CDS encoding AMP-binding enzyme, translated as MLERADPVAAFWQAHREGADIALATSGTTSGTPRTIVRTTASWVDSFPACAQRLQLQTSSRFWIPGPLAATMNLFAACLATSVGAAWSTEPAGCTHAQLTPTQLRRLLEDAPTPGLHVLVAGDALEPSLRRLAEGAGLLIDHYYGAAELSLIAWGHDAGDLRLFDEVSAEAREGTLWVRSPWLSRLVTDDRGFATVGDLVRLDGDHVEVLGRPGSATTAGATVELAPIEAELQGHSRGRLVVVAVPDGRVGQVICCATTAQDRASVRQWARTHLTGARRPRRWIVREHLPITPTGKIDRTRLADEIVAGDRRRQAARTRPRPQDEGERG; from the coding sequence GTGCTCGAGCGCGCGGATCCGGTGGCCGCGTTCTGGCAGGCTCATCGGGAAGGCGCCGACATCGCGCTCGCGACGTCGGGCACCACGTCCGGGACACCGCGCACCATCGTCCGGACCACCGCCTCCTGGGTGGACAGCTTCCCCGCGTGTGCACAGCGCCTCCAGCTCCAGACGTCCAGCCGGTTCTGGATCCCCGGCCCGTTGGCGGCCACCATGAACCTCTTCGCCGCCTGCCTGGCCACGTCAGTGGGTGCGGCGTGGAGCACCGAGCCGGCCGGCTGCACCCACGCCCAACTGACACCGACCCAGCTTCGTCGGCTGCTCGAGGACGCGCCGACTCCCGGCCTGCACGTCCTGGTCGCCGGTGATGCCCTCGAGCCGTCGCTGCGCCGGCTGGCCGAAGGTGCGGGGCTGTTGATCGACCACTACTACGGTGCCGCGGAACTGTCCCTGATCGCCTGGGGGCACGACGCCGGCGACCTGCGCCTCTTCGACGAGGTGAGCGCCGAAGCGCGAGAAGGGACCCTGTGGGTCCGTTCGCCCTGGTTGTCACGCCTCGTCACCGACGACCGGGGCTTCGCCACCGTCGGGGACCTGGTGCGCCTGGACGGTGACCACGTCGAGGTCCTCGGCCGCCCCGGGTCGGCCACCACGGCCGGGGCGACCGTGGAGCTGGCACCGATCGAGGCCGAATTGCAGGGTCACAGTCGCGGACGGCTCGTCGTCGTCGCCGTGCCCGACGGCCGGGTCGGGCAGGTGATCTGCTGTGCGACCACTGCCCAGGACCGCGCTAGCGTGCGGCAGTGGGCCCGTACGCACCTGACAGGCGCCCGGCGTCCTCGACGATGGATCGTACGGGAGCACCTGCCGATCACGCCGACGGGGAAGATCGACCG